One segment of Cynocephalus volans isolate mCynVol1 chromosome 8, mCynVol1.pri, whole genome shotgun sequence DNA contains the following:
- the HES5 gene encoding transcription factor HES-5, with protein sequence MAPSTAAVELLSPKEKNRLRKPVVEKMRRDRINSSIEQLKLLLEQEFARHQPNSKLEKADILEMAVSYLKHSRAFAAAAAAAAAAKSPPQDYSEGYAWCLQEAVHFLTLHAAGDAQMQLLCHFQRPPAAPAAPAQEPQAPGAAPPPALSSAKAAAAARQPACGLWRPW encoded by the exons ATGGCCCCCAGCACCGCGGCCGTGGAGCTGCTCAGCCCCAAAGAGAAAAACCGC CTGCGGAAGCCGGTGGTGGAGAAGATGCGCCGCGACCGCATCAACAGCAGCATCGAGCAGCTGAAGCTGCTGCTGGAGCAGGAGTTCGCGCGGCACCAGCCCAACTCCAAGCTGGAGAAGGCCGACATCCTGGAGATGGCCGTGAGCTACCTGAAGCACAGCAGAG CcttcgccgccgccgccgccgccgccgccgccgccaagAGCCCGCCGCAGGACTACAGCGAGGGCTACGCGTGGTGCCTGCAGGAGGCCGTGCACTTCCTGACGCTGCACGCCGCCGGCGACGCGCAGATGCAGCTGCTCTGCCACTTCCAGCGGCCCCCGGCCGCGCCCGCCGCGCCCGCCCAGGAGCCCCAGGCGCCCGGCGCCGCGCCCCCGCCCGCGCTCTCCTCCGCCaaggccgccgccgccgcgcgccAGCCCGCCTGCGGCCTCTGGCGGCCCTGGTGA
- the TNFRSF14 gene encoding LOW QUALITY PROTEIN: tumor necrosis factor receptor superfamily member 14 (The sequence of the model RefSeq protein was modified relative to this genomic sequence to represent the inferred CDS: substituted 1 base at 1 genomic stop codon): MGPLQVWGPAPWRPEPKADALGLALCLLLLRCPRSALALPPCKEEEYPVGTECCPKCSPGYHVKHACGELTGTVCVPCPPRTYTAHYNGLSECLPCRVCDPAMGLVTRQRCSSTEDSMCGCSQGHFCITEDGDHCTACWPHTICRPGQKVLKRGTERQDTVCQDCPVGTFSLAGDQEECQPWTRCSGXLVTEAEPGTSSSDATCSSSWVLYLVGVLVIAVLLGTLGLTWKWVKRKRLPDNVVRAMVSFQGKRRETTEAEATVTQAQQSPPDVTTVAVEETAPIFAMRDQNR; the protein is encoded by the exons ATGGGGCCTCTGCAAGTCTGGGGGCCTGCCCCGTGGAGACCAGAGCCGAAAGCCGACGCCCTGGGTCTG GCGCTGTGCCTCCTCCTCCTGAGATGCCCCCGCAGCGCCCTGGCCCTGCCCCCGTGCAAAGAGGAGGAGTACCCGGTGGGTACTGAGTGCTGCCCCAAGTGCAGCCCAG GTTACCATGTGAAACACGCCTGTGGGGAGCTGACGGGCACTGTGTGTGTGCCCTGCCCCCCGAGGACCTACACCGCCCACTACAATGGCCTGAGCGAGTGTCTGCCGTGCCGAGTCTGTGACCCAG CGATGGGCCTGGTCACCAGGCAGAGGTGCTCCAGCACAGAGGACAGCATGTGTGGTTGTAGCCAAGGCCACTTCTGCATTACAGAGGATGGAGACCACTGCACTGCATGCTGGCCCCACACCATCTGCCGCCCGGGACAGAAGGTGCTGAAGAGAG gCACCGAGAGGCAGGACACGGTGTGTCAGGACTGCCCAGTGGGGACCTTCTCTCTCGCTGGGGACCAAGAGGAATGTCAGCCCTGGACCAG GTGCAGTGGATGACTAGTGACAGAAGCAGAACCTGGGACCAGCAGCTCAGACgccacctgctcctcctcctgggtGCTGTATCTTGTGGGTGTCCTTGTCATTGCTGTTCTTCTTGGCACCCTTGGCCTGACCTGGAAGTGGGTGAAAAGGAAAAGGCTGCCAG ACAATGTGGTCCGGGCGATGGTCTCTTTCCAG GGCAAGAGACGGGAGACTACAGAAGCCGAGGCCACGGTCACTCAGGCTCAGCAGTCCCCGCCAGACGTCACCACAGTGGCTGTGGAGGAGACGGCACCCATATTCGCTATGAGGGACCAGAACCGCTGA